In the Bacilli bacterium PM5-9 genome, one interval contains:
- a CDS encoding hypothetical protein (product_source=Hypo-rule applied; superfamily=69705) — protein MGNYQFIDDLFLLKYPNGLNDQAFIDLSKKHKSSYKILEIVKNEIDLESFVLEDTYHINKNISLIIKIVTRSSMISVFEKVAFKHYLEDSKIHSIFLNALYHMLKDFNEDTMNEFVYVLNMRKVEINRKVATWPLITFFLIYFDEYNEVFIKPTTIKRLAKLLECDIKYESMPNYMTYQNVKKMVLEYKKQSKLVKNENNLNVQAIMYCALEI, from the coding sequence ATGGGTAATTATCAATTTATTGACGACTTATTTTTGCTTAAATATCCAAATGGACTAAATGATCAAGCTTTTATTGATTTATCAAAAAAGCATAAAAGTAGTTATAAAATTTTAGAAATAGTAAAAAATGAAATTGATTTAGAAAGTTTTGTTTTAGAGGATACTTATCACATTAATAAAAATATTAGCTTGATAATTAAGATTGTTACAAGATCGTCAATGATTTCCGTTTTTGAAAAGGTTGCTTTTAAGCATTATTTAGAAGATAGTAAAATTCATTCAATATTTTTAAATGCACTCTATCATATGTTGAAAGATTTTAATGAAGATACAATGAATGAGTTTGTTTATGTTTTGAATATGAGAAAAGTAGAGATTAATCGAAAAGTTGCAACTTGGCCTTTAATTACTTTTTTCTTAATTTATTTTGATGAATACAATGAAGTTTTTATTAAACCGACTACTATTAAACGATTAGCAAAGTTATTAGAATGTGATATTAAATATGAAAGTATGCCTAATTATATGACATATCAAAATGTTAAAAAAATGGTTTTGGAGTATAAAAAACAATCAAAATTAGTTAAAAATGAAAATAATTTGAATGTTCAAGCAATAATGTATTGTGCATTGGAGATATAA
- a CDS encoding glycopeptide antibiotics resistance protein (product_source=COG4767; cog=COG4767; pfam=PF04892; transmembrane_helix_parts=Inside_1_6,TMhelix_7_29,Outside_30_33,TMhelix_34_56,Inside_57_67,TMhelix_68_90,Outside_91_104,TMhelix_105_127,Inside_128_133,TMhelix_134_153,Outside_154_162,TMhelix_163_180,Inside_181_188,TMhelix_189_211,Outside_212_216) produces the protein MNKNNVPYIVIAILTLIYLFFFSSRIVVLTNLNPIIFNLISSVIVFCYLDISYKLFFKKYQLNKLEISFVFISYLTILIYLLFFKNSTTIDSSTMDFIPLFFYHPSAIEFSLLVGNIIMFIPIGYLYKRFNLPFSLIFILLLSGIIEGSQYIFKVGVFDLSDILLYFIGFYLGNIYYSILKKKSKKYNNISYDISLIFTLIVVLCIILLIINKLFF, from the coding sequence ATGAACAAAAATAATGTACCATATATTGTTATTGCAATTCTAACATTAATATATTTATTTTTCTTCTCTTCAAGAATAGTTGTTTTAACAAATCTTAATCCAATTATATTTAATTTAATATCAAGTGTTATTGTTTTTTGTTATCTTGATATTTCATATAAGTTATTTTTTAAAAAGTATCAATTAAATAAATTAGAAATTTCATTTGTTTTTATTTCTTATTTGACAATTTTAATTTATTTATTATTTTTTAAAAATAGTACAACCATTGATTCATCTACAATGGATTTTATACCATTATTTTTCTACCACCCTTCAGCAATTGAGTTTAGCTTGCTTGTTGGTAATATAATCATGTTTATACCAATAGGTTATTTATACAAAAGATTTAACTTACCATTTAGCTTAATCTTTATTTTATTACTATCAGGTATTATTGAAGGTAGTCAATACATATTTAAAGTTGGAGTTTTTGATTTATCCGATATCCTTCTATACTTTATAGGATTTTATTTAGGAAATATTTACTATTCTATTTTAAAGAAAAAAAGCAAAAAATATAACAACATATCTTATGATATTAGTTTAATTTTTACTTTAATTGTAGTATTATGCATTATTTTATTAATTATAAATAAATTATTTTTCTAA
- a CDS encoding thioredoxin reductase (NADPH) (product_source=KO:K00384; cath_funfam=3.50.50.60; cog=COG0492; ko=KO:K00384; pfam=PF07992; superfamily=51905; tigrfam=TIGR01292) — MENKEIRELIIIGAGPAGLTAAVYAKRANLDVMLLEASSPGGKLVKTAEIENWPGIKQTSGPDLALSMFDHAMSLGVVYQYGVVNNIVAGEIKEVQCADGNSYYAKAVLIATGTVERKLGIPGEEKFTNRGVSYCAVCDGALFKDKVVTVIGGGNSALEEALYLTKFASKVNVVIRRDVFRADKIVQDEVFSNDKINPITKHLPQEVLGDDKVKGIVLENVDTNERHVLDTDGLFPFIGLDPITDFVKDLNITDKAGYIITNENMETSIDGIYSAGDVNEKDLRQVVTAASDGAIAAQQIIKYLEQKHV, encoded by the coding sequence ATGGAAAATAAAGAGATAAGAGAATTAATAATAATAGGGGCAGGTCCAGCAGGATTGACTGCAGCTGTCTATGCTAAAAGAGCAAACCTAGATGTTATGTTATTAGAAGCAAGTTCTCCTGGTGGAAAGCTTGTTAAAACTGCTGAAATAGAAAATTGGCCTGGAATAAAACAAACTAGTGGTCCTGATTTAGCATTATCAATGTTTGATCATGCAATGTCTTTAGGTGTTGTCTATCAATATGGTGTAGTAAATAATATTGTGGCTGGAGAAATAAAAGAAGTGCAATGTGCAGATGGAAATAGCTACTATGCAAAAGCAGTTTTGATTGCAACTGGTACAGTTGAAAGAAAACTTGGTATTCCCGGAGAAGAAAAATTTACAAATCGTGGCGTGAGTTATTGTGCTGTTTGTGATGGAGCATTATTTAAAGATAAAGTTGTTACTGTTATTGGTGGTGGAAATTCTGCCTTAGAAGAGGCACTTTATTTAACTAAATTTGCTTCAAAAGTAAACGTTGTTATTAGAAGAGATGTTTTTAGAGCTGATAAAATTGTTCAAGATGAAGTTTTTTCAAATGATAAAATTAATCCTATTACTAAACATTTACCACAAGAAGTTTTAGGTGATGATAAAGTTAAAGGAATTGTCTTAGAAAATGTTGATACTAATGAAAGACATGTTTTGGATACTGATGGATTATTTCCATTTATTGGTTTAGACCCAATTACTGATTTTGTAAAAGATTTAAATATTACTGATAAAGCAGGATATATTATTACTAATGAAAATATGGAAACTAGTATTGATGGTATTTATTCAGCAGGAGATGTTAATGAAAAAGATTTACGTCAAGTAGTAACTGCTGCAAGTGATGGAGCTATTGCTGCTCAACAAATAATTAAATATTTAGAACAAAAACATGTTTAG
- a CDS encoding DegV family protein with EDD domain (product_source=TIGR00762; cath_funfam=3.30.1180.10,3.40.50.10170; cog=COG1307; pfam=PF02645; superfamily=82549; tigrfam=TIGR00762) yields MKIAYLVDSSISLASNDKILDNEDCFFLPLHIIIDKIDYLDDGNIDRNTLIDKVKNAKNVTTSQPAYGEVEYVIENIIKAGYDVIVCSLIGSGISGTQNVVYSCAIDKKITVVNLDSRGVGPMQIYAIKMFKDEVAKGASLLEVQAKVQHMLDVSNCYAIVDDLSYLKRGGRISGSSAVVGSLLKIKPIVMCSKKQNGKVVNIDKVRTRKKAYDQLEKIAFENIDVDEYMIVIGSYDADEYAKALKEVIISKYPDIVVDIMDLCFAIGAHTGPNTVALFTVRK; encoded by the coding sequence ATGAAAATAGCTTATTTAGTTGATAGTTCAATTTCATTAGCAAGTAATGATAAAATTTTAGATAATGAAGATTGTTTTTTCTTACCATTACATATTATTATTGATAAAATTGACTATCTTGATGATGGTAATATTGATCGTAATACTCTTATTGATAAAGTGAAAAATGCAAAAAATGTTACTACGTCTCAACCAGCATATGGTGAAGTGGAATATGTAATTGAAAATATTATCAAAGCTGGATACGATGTTATTGTATGTTCATTAATTGGTAGTGGAATTTCTGGTACGCAAAATGTTGTATATAGCTGTGCTATTGATAAAAAAATTACTGTAGTTAATTTAGATTCACGTGGTGTTGGACCAATGCAAATATATGCAATTAAAATGTTTAAAGATGAGGTTGCTAAAGGTGCATCACTTTTAGAAGTTCAAGCGAAAGTTCAACATATGTTAGATGTTTCAAATTGCTATGCAATAGTTGATGATTTATCATATTTAAAAAGAGGTGGTCGTATTTCAGGTTCAAGTGCGGTTGTTGGTTCTCTTTTAAAAATTAAGCCAATTGTAATGTGCTCAAAAAAACAAAATGGTAAAGTTGTAAATATTGATAAAGTTAGAACAAGAAAGAAAGCATATGATCAACTTGAAAAAATTGCTTTTGAAAATATAGATGTTGATGAATATATGATAGTGATTGGTAGTTATGATGCTGATGAATATGCTAAAGCTTTAAAGGAAGTAATAATAAGTAAATATCCTGATATTGTTGTTGATATTATGGATTTATGCTTTGCAATAGGTGCTCACACTGGGCCTAATACAGTAGCCTTATTTACGGTTAGAAAATAA
- a CDS encoding DNA-binding response OmpR family regulator (product_source=COG0745; cath_funfam=1.10.10.10,3.40.50.2300; cog=COG0745; pfam=PF00486; superfamily=46894,52172), protein MIRVACFSYNNAFLSNFHHDEIIIEYFNDLDIIEYSIYDFVIIINDKNNVDLVKCLDMIKTKFNKTVYIIDKEYNDELVKKVFKKGLDDYLTFPIENEYLIQKIINDFYKREKKHLSYYKYETLIIDFNAYTVLIDYDEIKLTKIEFKLLKFLIENLNKAVSRKEIIANIWGYDSNDYRTIETHIKTLRKKIKQYKSNIITVWSYGYAFMENNKKQ, encoded by the coding sequence GTGATTAGAGTCGCATGTTTTAGTTATAATAATGCATTTTTAAGCAATTTTCATCATGATGAAATAATAATAGAGTATTTTAATGATCTTGATATAATTGAATATAGTATCTATGATTTTGTAATTATAATTAACGATAAAAATAATGTAGATTTAGTAAAGTGTCTTGATATGATAAAAACAAAGTTTAATAAAACAGTATATATAATTGATAAAGAATATAATGATGAATTAGTTAAGAAAGTTTTTAAAAAAGGGCTCGATGATTATTTAACATTTCCAATAGAAAATGAATATTTAATTCAAAAAATAATTAATGATTTTTATAAAAGAGAGAAAAAACATTTAAGTTATTACAAGTACGAAACATTAATAATTGATTTTAATGCTTATACAGTTTTAATTGATTACGATGAAATAAAACTTACAAAAATTGAATTTAAGTTATTGAAATTTCTAATTGAAAATTTAAATAAAGCAGTATCAAGAAAAGAAATAATAGCTAATATATGGGGATATGATTCAAATGATTATCGAACAATAGAAACTCATATTAAGACATTAAGAAAGAAAATAAAACAATACAAATCTAATATAATAACGGTATGGTCTTATGGTTATGCCTTTATGGAAAACAACAAAAAGCAATAA
- a CDS encoding small-conductance mechanosensitive channel (product_source=COG0668; cath_funfam=2.30.30.60; cog=COG0668; pfam=PF00924; smart=SM00739; superfamily=50182,82861; transmembrane_helix_parts=Outside_1_12,TMhelix_13_35,Inside_36_65,TMhelix_66_88,Outside_89_92,TMhelix_93_112,Inside_113_186): protein MYLTNIKEFIDNTSQFLINSQLTLTIIIIIVAFLISKFMQKLVYNIVILFSSDKNKSKTNKLLKSYCNIIATVLKYVIYAIAIFVILAVYNVQLVVVLTSAGFIGVMITYIFQDLIKDITNGFYIVFSAPFEIGDRVTIDGFTGKVKEINSRYVVLSDVSGNKCIINNRKIDKVTILNKTIEFKKR from the coding sequence ATGTATTTAACAAATATTAAAGAGTTTATTGATAATACAAGTCAATTTTTAATAAATAGTCAGCTTACGTTGACTATTATTATTATCATAGTTGCTTTTTTAATAAGTAAATTTATGCAAAAGTTAGTATATAATATTGTTATATTATTTTCTAGTGATAAAAATAAATCAAAAACAAATAAATTATTGAAAAGCTATTGTAATATAATAGCAACTGTTTTGAAATATGTTATTTATGCGATTGCTATATTTGTTATTTTGGCAGTTTACAATGTTCAATTAGTTGTTGTTTTAACATCGGCAGGATTTATTGGTGTAATGATAACATATATTTTTCAAGACTTGATAAAAGACATTACAAATGGCTTTTATATTGTTTTTAGTGCTCCTTTTGAAATTGGAGATCGTGTTACAATTGATGGATTTACTGGTAAAGTAAAGGAAATTAATTCAAGATATGTTGTGTTAAGTGATGTAAGTGGTAATAAATGTATTATTAATAATAGAAAGATTGATAAAGTTACAATTTTAAACAAAACAATCGAATTTAAAAAGAGGTGA
- a CDS encoding hypothetical protein (product_source=COG4481; cath_funfam=2.20.25.100; cog=COG4481; pfam=PF06107; superfamily=50249) has product MEYGLNDIVELKKDHPCKKSKQWQIIRMGADIKIKCLGCDAIVMLPREKFNKRIKRVIKND; this is encoded by the coding sequence ATGGAATATGGTTTAAATGACATTGTAGAATTAAAAAAAGATCATCCATGTAAAAAATCAAAACAATGGCAAATTATTAGAATGGGTGCTGATATTAAAATAAAATGTTTAGGCTGTGATGCGATTGTTATGTTACCAAGAGAAAAATTTAATAAAAGAATAAAGAGGGTAATAAAAAATGACTAA
- a CDS encoding DNA-3-methyladenine glycosylase II (product_source=KO:K01247; cath_funfam=1.10.1670.10,1.10.340.30; cog=COG0122; ko=KO:K01247; pfam=PF00730; smart=SM00478; superfamily=48150), whose amino-acid sequence MEYLKYDDKIIDYLKSKDAKLASIIDYFGYVKREINTKPFESLIQQIIAQQVSKQAAKTVFEKLKAKVSDFNAKDIYELSLDDIQSCGMTHRKAGYIHSISEEVINKTLDFDELFLLDDEEVIKKMSKLSGIGKWSAQMFLIFTMQRMNVISYDDLAIRKGMMKLYGLTSLDKKTFEMYKKNYEPYATVASIYLWHLAHNDLEK is encoded by the coding sequence ATGGAATATTTAAAGTATGATGATAAAATAATTGATTATCTGAAAAGTAAAGATGCTAAGTTAGCAAGCATAATTGATTATTTTGGTTATGTTAAAAGAGAAATAAATACTAAACCATTTGAATCACTTATTCAACAAATCATCGCTCAACAAGTTTCTAAACAAGCAGCAAAGACTGTTTTTGAAAAATTAAAGGCTAAGGTTAGTGATTTTAATGCAAAAGATATTTATGAATTATCATTAGACGATATTCAAAGTTGTGGAATGACACATCGTAAAGCTGGATATATTCATAGTATAAGTGAAGAAGTAATTAATAAAACACTAGATTTTGATGAATTATTTTTACTTGATGATGAAGAAGTCATAAAAAAAATGAGCAAGTTATCAGGTATTGGAAAATGGAGTGCTCAAATGTTTTTAATATTTACTATGCAAAGAATGAATGTTATTAGTTATGATGATTTAGCTATTAGAAAAGGTATGATGAAATTATATGGTTTAACATCATTAGATAAAAAAACGTTTGAAATGTATAAAAAAAATTATGAGCCTTATGCAACTGTAGCTTCTATCTACTTGTGGCATCTTGCTCATAATGATTTAGAAAAATAA
- a CDS encoding HPr kinase/phosphorylase (product_source=KO:K06023; cath_funfam=3.40.1390.20,3.40.50.300; cog=COG1493; ko=KO:K06023; pfam=PF02603,PF07475; smart=SM00382; superfamily=53795,75138; tigrfam=TIGR00679), with amino-acid sequence MTKYYVSDLIKALNISDPLEFEVKSDRLIEIPEVNRVGLELTGFRQFIEPKRILILGNKEFAYIAQMSDDDLYDCFDFLMCDQTPCLIASRNNVLPSVIVEIARKKDIPILRWHGSTSRLLLQLFAILDEWFAPVELVSGTLMQINGKGILIKGPSGIGKSEIALELMKKGHNLVSDDSVEVHLFDNRLVGKAPKLIRNMIEIRGVGILDVTQLFGHSIISEQAQIDYVIELSKWDKKLTYERVGDNRLLENILGIELEKLVLPVSEGRSMADVIEVSVTNFKLQEKGINVSADFAKKIEDELKEKSDV; translated from the coding sequence ATGACTAAATATTATGTTAGTGACTTAATAAAAGCCTTAAATATTAGTGATCCATTAGAATTTGAGGTTAAAAGTGATAGGTTAATTGAAATTCCAGAAGTTAATCGTGTTGGTTTAGAGTTAACAGGATTTAGACAATTTATTGAACCTAAAAGAATTTTAATTTTAGGTAATAAAGAATTTGCTTATATTGCTCAAATGAGTGATGATGATTTATATGATTGTTTTGATTTTTTAATGTGTGATCAAACACCATGTTTAATTGCCTCAAGAAACAATGTTTTACCAAGTGTTATTGTTGAAATAGCAAGGAAAAAAGATATTCCTATTCTTAGATGGCATGGCTCTACTTCAAGGTTATTGTTACAATTGTTCGCTATTTTGGATGAGTGGTTTGCTCCAGTTGAATTGGTATCTGGTACATTAATGCAAATTAATGGTAAAGGAATTTTAATCAAAGGTCCAAGTGGAATTGGAAAATCAGAAATTGCTTTAGAACTTATGAAAAAAGGACATAATTTAGTTAGTGATGATAGTGTGGAAGTTCACTTATTTGATAATAGATTGGTTGGAAAAGCACCAAAATTAATTAGAAATATGATTGAAATTAGAGGTGTTGGTATTCTTGATGTTACTCAGTTATTTGGACATAGTATTATCAGTGAACAAGCACAAATTGATTATGTAATCGAGCTATCAAAGTGGGATAAAAAACTAACATACGAGCGTGTTGGTGATAATAGGTTATTAGAGAATATTTTAGGTATTGAATTAGAAAAATTGGTTTTGCCAGTTTCAGAAGGTAGAAGCATGGCAGACGTTATCGAAGTTAGTGTTACTAATTTTAAATTACAAGAAAAAGGTATAAATGTTAGTGCAGACTTTGCTAAAAAAATAGAAGATGAATTGAAGGAGAAAAGTGATGTTTAG
- a CDS encoding transcriptional regulator with XRE-family HTH domain (product_source=COG1396; cath_funfam=1.10.260.40,2.60.120.10; cog=COG1396; pfam=PF01381,PF07883; smart=SM00530; superfamily=51182): MDIGAKIKKLRLKNSLTLEELANRCELTKGFLSQLERDKTTTSIQTLLDILEVLGTTPVEFFDDKNDREKIVFCEDDCFVQEDDDFTISWLVPNAQKNQMEPILITLKPNKLSNIVTPFEGEAFGYVLKGKSLLVYDDKEISIEEGNSFYVDGECEHYIKNNSSDDVEIIWVATPPIF; the protein is encoded by the coding sequence ATGGATATTGGCGCCAAGATAAAAAAATTAAGATTAAAAAATAGTTTGACTTTAGAGGAACTTGCAAATCGTTGTGAATTAACTAAGGGTTTTCTATCACAATTAGAACGTGATAAAACAACAACCTCTATTCAAACTTTACTTGACATATTAGAGGTTTTAGGAACAACACCTGTTGAGTTTTTTGATGATAAAAATGATAGAGAAAAAATTGTTTTTTGTGAAGATGATTGCTTTGTTCAAGAAGATGATGACTTTACTATCAGTTGGCTAGTTCCTAATGCACAAAAAAATCAAATGGAACCAATTTTAATTACTTTAAAACCAAATAAATTAAGTAATATTGTTACACCTTTTGAAGGTGAGGCTTTTGGTTATGTTTTAAAAGGAAAATCATTATTAGTATATGATGATAAAGAAATTTCAATTGAAGAAGGAAATTCATTTTATGTTGATGGTGAATGCGAGCATTATATAAAAAATAATTCTAGCGATGATGTTGAAATTATTTGGGTAGCAACTCCACCAATTTTTTAG
- a CDS encoding phosphatidylglycerol:prolipoprotein diacylglycerol transferase (product_source=KO:K13292; cog=COG0682; ko=KO:K13292; pfam=PF01790; tigrfam=TIGR00544; transmembrane_helix_parts=Outside_1_9,TMhelix_10_32,Inside_33_48,TMhelix_49_68,Outside_69_82,TMhelix_83_105,Inside_106_195,TMhelix_196_218,Outside_219_232,TMhelix_233_252,Inside_253_270) produces MFSEKAVHFGPITIAYYAICILIGALTAFFLIRREWKYKGYDVSDATDFFFNVLLVGIIGARVWYILFSLPSYYFSNPLAIFAIWEGGLAIQGGVMAGMIYGYFYFKKRNYDFWDVADTILPYVLIAQAIGRWGNFFNQEAYGSEVSYSFLKSLMLPDFIIDKMFINGAYHHPTFLYESIFCIVSFIIIRLIIRYIKLNIGQSALLYGIFYSFGRIVIEQLRTDSLMIMNIKTAQLLSVIIIIVATILFYRFDKTKTQNKLQLKRLENGK; encoded by the coding sequence ATGTTTAGTGAAAAAGCGGTTCATTTTGGACCAATTACAATTGCATATTATGCTATATGTATTTTAATAGGAGCATTAACTGCCTTCTTTTTAATTAGAAGAGAATGGAAATACAAAGGTTATGATGTTAGTGATGCTACTGATTTTTTCTTTAATGTTTTATTAGTTGGAATAATTGGTGCTAGAGTTTGGTATATTTTGTTTAGCTTACCTTCATATTATTTTAGCAATCCTTTAGCAATCTTTGCGATTTGGGAAGGTGGATTAGCTATTCAAGGTGGAGTAATGGCTGGAATGATTTATGGATACTTTTATTTTAAGAAAAGAAATTATGATTTTTGGGATGTTGCTGATACAATTCTTCCATATGTTTTGATTGCTCAAGCTATTGGAAGATGGGGCAATTTCTTTAATCAAGAGGCATATGGGAGTGAAGTATCTTACTCATTCTTAAAAAGTTTAATGCTTCCTGATTTTATTATTGATAAAATGTTTATTAATGGTGCATATCATCATCCAACATTTTTATATGAATCAATTTTTTGTATAGTTAGTTTTATTATAATCAGGTTAATTATTAGATATATAAAATTAAATATTGGACAAAGTGCACTTCTCTATGGAATTTTCTATTCTTTTGGTAGAATAGTTATAGAGCAATTAAGAACAGATAGTTTAATGATTATGAATATTAAAACTGCTCAATTGCTATCAGTAATAATAATTATTGTAGCAACTATACTTTTTTATCGTTTTGATAAAACAAAGACTCAAAATAAATTACAGTTAAAGAGGTTAGAGAATGGAAAATAA
- a CDS encoding PPP family 3-phenylpropionic acid transporter (product_source=KO:K05820; cath_funfam=1.20.1250.20; cog=COG2814; ko=KO:K05820; pfam=PF07690; superfamily=103473; transmembrane_helix_parts=Inside_1_8,TMhelix_9_28,Outside_29_42,TMhelix_43_65,Inside_66_76,TMhelix_77_99,Outside_100_152,TMhelix_153_175,Inside_176_204,TMhelix_205_227,Outside_228_236,TMhelix_237_254,Inside_255_266,TMhelix_267_284,Outside_285_287,TMhelix_288_310,Inside_311_322,TMhelix_323_340,Outside_341_354,TMhelix_355_374,Inside_375_381), with protein sequence MTITQRARLYYVFTDYFNGTLLTYLPLFLKEHYHYTGSELGTILFVAGIFAIIGILIGPPITNIFKKEKSTLIIENLLMLLAIGTIFMSDNFILVTIATGLCYLNRMAMYSIGDNLMSDIGNEHGIPFGKFRSFGSIGWGLCFLVNGFLVIKYPNYFILVWATLCVLAIINLLKLQERKKEEKQANLIDVKTVVEMSSYKNAIKYLMLVTLLYVPLQTASSFINFLILELDGKVEIFSTLTAALVIVEFLVMFFAHKLRQRLTDQQYFELIAILLICKFAIISFATSPILVYCSALFDPVIFGMILPFNPSYLKDSVPNRFNATILSFFGIISLIAMALYSKLAGNIMDIYSTKMVFIVYLGIAILVLVLTKILKIKNHKS encoded by the coding sequence ATGACTATTACACAAAGAGCACGACTTTATTATGTTTTTACAGATTATTTTAATGGAACCTTACTAACTTATTTACCACTATTTTTAAAAGAACATTACCATTATACTGGTAGTGAATTAGGAACAATTTTATTTGTTGCAGGAATATTTGCAATAATAGGTATTTTGATTGGCCCACCAATTACAAATATTTTTAAAAAAGAGAAAAGTACTTTAATTATTGAAAATCTTTTAATGTTATTAGCTATTGGAACAATTTTTATGAGTGATAACTTCATTTTAGTTACAATTGCTACTGGTTTATGTTATCTAAATAGAATGGCTATGTATTCAATTGGTGATAATTTAATGTCAGATATCGGTAATGAACATGGTATTCCTTTTGGAAAGTTTAGGTCATTTGGTTCAATTGGATGGGGATTATGTTTTTTAGTTAATGGTTTTCTAGTGATTAAATATCCAAATTATTTTATTTTGGTTTGGGCTACTTTATGTGTTTTAGCAATCATTAATTTACTTAAACTACAAGAAAGAAAAAAAGAAGAGAAACAAGCTAATTTAATTGATGTTAAAACGGTAGTTGAAATGTCTTCATATAAAAATGCTATAAAATATTTAATGTTAGTAACATTATTATATGTTCCTTTGCAAACAGCTTCATCATTTATTAATTTTTTAATTTTGGAGCTAGATGGTAAAGTTGAAATTTTTAGTACTTTGACTGCTGCTTTAGTTATTGTAGAATTTCTAGTTATGTTTTTTGCTCACAAGTTGAGACAAAGATTAACTGATCAGCAATATTTTGAATTAATTGCGATTTTATTAATATGTAAATTTGCAATTATCAGTTTTGCAACTTCTCCAATTCTAGTATATTGTAGTGCTTTATTTGACCCAGTTATTTTTGGAATGATATTACCATTTAACCCTAGTTATCTTAAAGATAGTGTGCCAAATAGATTTAACGCAACAATTTTAAGTTTTTTTGGAATAATAAGTTTAATTGCAATGGCACTTTATTCTAAGCTTGCAGGTAATATTATGGATATTTATTCAACTAAGATGGTATTTATCGTTTATTTAGGAATTGCGATTTTAGTTTTGGTATTAACAAAAATTTTAAAAATAAAAAATCATAAAAGTTAG